A window of the Candidatus Microthrix parvicella Bio17-1 genome harbors these coding sequences:
- a CDS encoding YbaB/EbfC family nucleoid-associated protein: protein MTTPEIPGNDHHSANPAGADADLADVDADPMAALLGGLDLGSLMETAQEMQQQMAEAQNALAATEVEGSAGGGKVLVTITGDFLPVSVRLNPEVVDPAETEMLEDLILAAWRDAVAEVGRSHQAADPMAGLDLSSMGLDPSALGLGGGPESDAFPGAVDGEA from the coding sequence GTGACCACACCCGAGATACCCGGCAACGACCATCACAGCGCCAATCCGGCAGGTGCCGATGCTGATCTGGCGGACGTCGATGCCGACCCGATGGCGGCGTTGCTGGGCGGTCTGGACCTGGGTTCGCTGATGGAGACGGCCCAGGAGATGCAACAGCAGATGGCCGAAGCCCAGAACGCGCTGGCCGCCACCGAGGTGGAGGGCAGCGCCGGGGGCGGCAAGGTGCTCGTAACGATCACCGGCGACTTCTTGCCGGTCAGCGTGAGGCTCAACCCCGAGGTGGTCGATCCGGCCGAGACCGAAATGCTGGAGGATCTCATCCTTGCCGCATGGCGCGACGCAGTGGCAGAGGTGGGACGCTCCCACCAGGCGGCTGACCCGATGGCTGGACTGGACCTGTCGTCGATGGGGCTCGACCCGTCGGCGTTGGGTCTCGGCGGCGGACCTGAAAGCGACGCGTTTCCTGGTGCGGTCGACGGCGAGGCCTAA
- the recR gene encoding recombination mediator RecR yields MPTYAAPIQELIDSLGRLPGVGPKSAQRIAFYLLDADREEAMRLTRAIIEVKDKVRFCERCFNVSEAELCGVCDDDRRDAHVLCVVEEPKDVVAVERTGTYSGRYHVLGGAIDHLRGIGPDRLHIRELVARIGEEDITEVILCTNPNLEGEATALYLSRLLDLPGLEVSRIASGLPVGGDLEYADELTLGRALEGRTHVGGSPAVPPSPEPTATEAPPSVGGTA; encoded by the coding sequence GTGCCCACCTATGCCGCACCGATTCAGGAACTGATCGACTCGTTGGGGCGTCTGCCGGGGGTCGGCCCCAAGTCGGCCCAGCGCATTGCCTTCTATCTGCTGGATGCCGATCGGGAGGAGGCCATGCGTCTCACTCGGGCGATCATCGAGGTGAAGGACAAGGTGCGGTTTTGTGAGCGCTGCTTCAATGTGTCCGAGGCGGAGTTGTGCGGCGTGTGCGACGACGACCGCCGCGACGCACACGTGCTGTGTGTGGTGGAGGAGCCCAAGGACGTGGTGGCGGTGGAGCGCACCGGCACCTACTCGGGTCGCTATCACGTGCTCGGCGGCGCCATCGACCATCTCCGCGGCATCGGGCCGGACCGGCTACACATCCGTGAGTTGGTCGCTCGTATCGGCGAGGAGGACATCACCGAGGTGATTCTGTGCACCAACCCAAACCTTGAGGGTGAGGCCACGGCGCTGTATCTCAGCCGGTTGCTGGACCTACCCGGCCTGGAGGTCAGCCGCATCGCCAGCGGCCTGCCGGTGGGCGGCGACCTGGAGTATGCCGACGAGCTCACTTTGGGGCGTGCCCTGGAGGGCCGCACCCACGTCGGCGGATCACCGGCCGTTCCGCCATCACCAGAGCCGACCGCAACCGAAGCTCCGCCCTCCGTTGGCGGCACCGCCTGA
- a CDS encoding acetyl-CoA C-acetyltransferase — protein sequence MAGSVILGGARTPFGKFSGSLAGFSGAELGGKAIAGALERTGISADQVDYVLMGQVLQAGAGQITARQAAVAAGIGLDVPATTINKVCLSGINTIMLADLLIQAGEAEIVVAGGMESMTNAPYLLREARSGMRMGDKTVVDSMMHDSLFCAIDELAMGASTEKYAAAAGLNRDVQDNLSAQSHERAAAAQKDGKFDNEIIPVAIPQRKGDPILLEADEGVRPGTTAESLGKLRPAFAKDGNITAGNASQISDGGAAVIVCSAAKAKELGLTPLGEIVSIGQVAGPDASLISQPAQAIKAALAKANLAVEDVDLFELNEAFAAVGCQSMNDLGISDDIVNVNGGAIAIGHPVGVSGTRIVLTLLNELQRRGGGTGAAALCGGGGQGDAMIVRTV from the coding sequence ATGGCAGGTTCAGTCATCCTCGGCGGAGCACGCACTCCGTTCGGCAAGTTCTCCGGCTCGCTCGCCGGGTTCTCCGGCGCAGAGCTGGGGGGCAAGGCCATCGCTGGCGCCCTCGAGCGCACCGGCATCTCAGCCGATCAGGTCGACTACGTACTGATGGGCCAGGTGCTCCAGGCAGGCGCAGGCCAGATCACGGCCCGCCAGGCAGCAGTCGCCGCCGGCATCGGCCTCGATGTGCCCGCGACCACCATCAACAAGGTGTGTCTCTCCGGCATCAACACGATCATGCTGGCCGACCTCCTCATCCAGGCGGGAGAGGCAGAGATTGTCGTCGCCGGGGGCATGGAGTCGATGACCAATGCTCCGTACCTGCTGCGCGAGGCCCGCTCGGGCATGCGAATGGGTGACAAGACCGTCGTCGACTCGATGATGCACGACTCCCTCTTCTGCGCCATCGATGAGCTGGCCATGGGCGCATCCACCGAAAAGTACGCCGCCGCAGCCGGCCTGAACCGCGACGTCCAGGACAATCTGTCGGCCCAGAGCCACGAACGCGCCGCCGCCGCCCAAAAGGACGGCAAGTTCGACAACGAGATCATCCCGGTGGCGATTCCTCAGCGTAAGGGCGACCCGATCTTGTTGGAGGCCGACGAGGGCGTGCGTCCTGGCACCACCGCCGAGTCGCTGGGCAAGCTGCGCCCGGCATTCGCCAAGGACGGCAACATCACGGCGGGCAACGCCTCACAGATCTCCGACGGCGGCGCCGCCGTCATCGTGTGCTCGGCTGCCAAGGCCAAGGAGTTGGGCCTCACCCCGTTGGGCGAGATCGTGTCGATCGGCCAGGTTGCAGGCCCCGATGCCTCGCTGATCTCCCAGCCCGCCCAGGCGATCAAGGCCGCACTGGCCAAGGCCAACCTGGCGGTTGAGGACGTCGATCTGTTCGAGCTCAACGAGGCCTTCGCCGCCGTCGGTTGTCAGTCGATGAACGACCTGGGTATCTCCGACGACATCGTCAACGTCAACGGCGGGGCGATCGCCATTGGCCACCCGGTGGGCGTGTCCGGCACCCGAATCGTTTTGACGCTGCTCAACGAGTTGCAGCGGCGTGGCGGTGGCACTGGTGCCGCTGCGCTGTGCGGCGGTGGCGGCCAGGGCGACGCCATGATCGTCCGCACCGTCTGA
- a CDS encoding zinc-binding dehydrogenase: MLAVAAVSQSSHDPLSGLEVGERPEPEVPEGWTTVELRAATLNHHDLWSLQGVGLPADRLPMILGCDGAGLDAEGNEVVVHALVGDHNWRGDETFDPKRSILSERHPGTFAQRVAVPKRNLVPKPASLSFEEAACLPTAWLTAYRMLTTRSGIAPGSALPPGSTVLVQGAGGGVATALVALGSAMGLRMWVTSRDEAKGASAVDQLGADAHFPSGARLPHKVDAVMETVGAATWGHSIRSLRPGGTVVVCGATSGDPSPAEMTRIFFLQLSVIGSTMGTRDELERLLSFLDVTGVRPIVDASYPLADAAGAFAKLHEGDVFGKLALTMG, translated from the coding sequence ATGCTTGCTGTTGCCGCCGTCTCGCAGTCATCTCACGACCCACTGAGTGGACTGGAGGTGGGCGAACGACCCGAACCGGAGGTGCCCGAGGGTTGGACCACGGTGGAGCTTCGGGCGGCCACGCTGAACCATCACGACCTGTGGTCGCTTCAGGGGGTCGGGCTTCCTGCCGACCGGCTGCCAATGATCCTGGGCTGCGATGGTGCCGGGCTGGACGCCGAAGGCAATGAGGTGGTGGTGCACGCGCTGGTGGGCGACCACAACTGGCGCGGCGACGAAACCTTCGACCCCAAGCGCTCGATCCTGTCGGAACGCCACCCTGGCACCTTCGCCCAGCGGGTGGCCGTACCCAAGCGCAACCTGGTGCCCAAGCCGGCGTCACTCAGCTTCGAGGAGGCTGCGTGCCTCCCAACGGCCTGGCTCACCGCGTACCGCATGCTGACCACGCGGAGCGGCATTGCCCCCGGATCTGCGCTTCCCCCTGGAAGCACGGTGCTGGTGCAGGGCGCCGGTGGAGGCGTGGCCACTGCGCTCGTCGCGCTCGGCTCGGCGATGGGCCTGCGCATGTGGGTCACCTCGCGCGACGAGGCCAAGGGTGCCTCCGCCGTCGACCAACTGGGCGCCGATGCCCACTTCCCCTCGGGTGCGCGCCTGCCCCACAAGGTGGATGCCGTCATGGAGACCGTGGGTGCAGCCACGTGGGGGCATTCGATTCGTTCACTGCGGCCGGGTGGCACCGTCGTGGTCTGCGGGGCCACCAGCGGCGATCCCTCCCCTGCCGAGATGACCCGCATCTTCTTCCTCCAACTGTCGGTGATCGGCTCCACCATGGGCACCCGCGACGAGCTGGAACGACTGCTATCGTTCCTCGACGTCACCGGGGTTCGTCCAATCGTCGATGCCTCCTACCCCTTGGCCGACGCCGCCGGCGCGTTCGCCAAACTGCACGAGGGCGACGTGTTCGGCAAGCTCGCCCTCACCATGGGCTGA
- a CDS encoding CBS domain-containing protein, producing MNVNDVLKGKTAVAGNSGPVATVKPDDTVADAVAALREHNIGALVVTSDGSSIVGVISERDVVRRLAEESTNVLARTVSEVMSTELRTCAMTDELADLARQMTDSRIRHLIVTTDDEMVGIISIGDVVKSRLDQLEYEKARLAEENEQITEYIQTGR from the coding sequence ATGAACGTCAACGACGTACTCAAGGGCAAAACAGCAGTTGCGGGAAACTCGGGCCCGGTCGCCACGGTCAAGCCGGACGACACCGTGGCCGACGCGGTAGCGGCGCTGCGTGAGCACAACATCGGCGCGCTGGTGGTCACCTCCGACGGGTCGAGCATCGTTGGCGTCATCTCCGAACGCGATGTGGTCCGGCGCCTGGCCGAGGAGTCAACCAATGTGCTGGCTCGCACCGTCTCCGAGGTGATGAGCACCGAGCTACGCACCTGCGCGATGACCGACGAGCTGGCGGATCTGGCACGTCAGATGACCGATAGCCGCATTCGCCATCTCATCGTCACCACCGACGACGAGATGGTGGGCATCATCTCCATTGGCGATGTGGTGAAGTCGCGGCTCGACCAGCTCGAGTATGAGAAGGCCCGCTTGGCCGAAGAGAACGAGCAGATCACCGAGTACATCCAGACCGGACGCTGA
- the ccrA gene encoding crotonyl-CoA carboxylase/reductase — protein MQEILDAIQSDASGEDIANLAIPESYRAAHVLREEQAMWDGYESADKDPRETLHVDEVATPELAPDEVYLAVMASSINFNTVWTSIFEPLPTFAFLDRLGKESVWGKRHALDYHVVGSDASGVVVKVGSAVRNWKPGDRVTVHCNHVDDQDHSAHNDSMQAANQRIWGFETNFGGLADLSIVKANQLMPKPTHLSWEESAVNALCASTSYRMLVGDNAARMKQGDNVFIWGATGGIGAYATQLVLNGGGTPVGVVSSPERAELLNAMGCEFVVDRKAEGYRFWSDEHTQDEREWRRLGKQVRGMLGDDPDIVFEHPGRSTMGASVFITKRGGKIVTCAATSGYMIEYDNRHLWMKLKSIISSHFANYQEAWEMNRLLGTGAIVPVMSDVFALDHVGDAALKVHRNEAEGKLGVLCLAPEEGLGITDRAKRESVGEDRINLFRRMAASKA, from the coding sequence ATGCAGGAGATTCTCGACGCCATCCAGTCCGACGCCTCCGGCGAGGACATCGCCAACCTGGCCATTCCCGAGAGCTACCGGGCGGCACACGTGCTGCGCGAGGAGCAGGCGATGTGGGACGGTTACGAGTCGGCCGATAAGGACCCCCGCGAAACCCTGCACGTCGACGAGGTGGCCACACCCGAGCTGGCCCCCGACGAGGTGTACCTGGCGGTCATGGCCAGCTCGATCAACTTCAACACGGTGTGGACGTCGATCTTTGAGCCGCTCCCGACCTTTGCGTTCCTCGACCGTTTGGGCAAGGAGTCGGTGTGGGGCAAGCGTCACGCCCTCGATTACCACGTGGTCGGCTCGGATGCCTCCGGCGTGGTGGTGAAGGTGGGGTCGGCCGTGCGCAACTGGAAGCCCGGCGACCGGGTGACGGTGCACTGCAACCACGTGGATGATCAAGACCATTCGGCACACAACGATTCGATGCAGGCGGCCAACCAGCGAATCTGGGGCTTTGAAACCAACTTCGGTGGTCTGGCCGACCTGTCGATCGTGAAGGCCAATCAGCTGATGCCCAAGCCCACCCACCTCAGTTGGGAGGAGTCGGCGGTCAATGCACTGTGTGCGTCCACGTCCTACCGAATGCTGGTGGGTGACAACGCCGCTCGCATGAAGCAGGGTGACAACGTGTTCATTTGGGGCGCCACCGGCGGCATCGGCGCCTACGCCACCCAGTTGGTGCTCAACGGTGGTGGCACTCCGGTGGGTGTGGTTTCGTCGCCTGAGCGGGCCGAGCTCCTCAACGCAATGGGTTGCGAGTTCGTCGTCGACCGCAAGGCCGAGGGTTACCGGTTCTGGTCCGACGAGCACACCCAGGACGAGCGTGAGTGGCGCCGCCTGGGCAAACAGGTGCGCGGCATGCTGGGCGACGATCCGGACATCGTCTTCGAACATCCGGGCCGTTCCACCATGGGTGCGTCGGTGTTCATCACCAAGCGCGGCGGCAAGATCGTCACCTGTGCCGCCACCAGCGGCTACATGATCGAGTACGACAACCGCCACCTGTGGATGAAGCTGAAGAGCATCATCTCGTCGCACTTCGCCAACTACCAGGAGGCCTGGGAGATGAACCGGCTGCTTGGAACCGGTGCCATCGTGCCGGTGATGTCGGACGTGTTCGCGTTGGATCACGTTGGCGACGCCGCCCTGAAGGTTCACCGCAACGAGGCCGAGGGCAAGCTGGGTGTGTTGTGCCTGGCGCCCGAGGAGGGCCTGGGCATCACCGACCGGGCGAAGCGCGAGTCGGTCGGCGAAGACCGCATCAACCTGTTTCGACGGATGGCCGCTTCAAAGGCCTGA
- the mce gene encoding methylmalonyl-CoA epimerase, with translation MLLTEIDHVAIAVRDLDAAIAYYAEAFGAEVAHREIVESDGVEEALVKVAESYIQLTAATRPDSPIAKSIEKRGEGLHHIGYRVDNCAEALASMVAAGATAIDKEPRPGSRGTTVAFVHPKGSFGTLIELVQE, from the coding sequence ATGTTGCTGACCGAAATCGATCACGTCGCCATCGCTGTTCGCGACCTGGACGCGGCGATCGCCTACTACGCCGAAGCCTTTGGTGCCGAGGTGGCACACCGGGAGATCGTCGAGTCCGACGGGGTCGAGGAGGCGCTGGTGAAGGTGGCCGAGAGCTACATCCAGTTGACCGCCGCAACCCGCCCCGATTCGCCGATCGCCAAGTCGATCGAGAAGCGCGGCGAGGGTCTGCACCACATCGGCTACCGCGTGGACAACTGCGCTGAGGCCTTGGCCTCGATGGTTGCCGCCGGCGCCACGGCGATCGACAAGGAGCCCCGCCCAGGGTCCCGTGGCACCACGGTGGCCTTCGTGCACCCCAAGGGCAGCTTCGGCACCCTCATCGAGCTCGTCCAGGAGTAG